The proteins below are encoded in one region of Vicinamibacterales bacterium:
- a CDS encoding ThuA domain-containing protein, translating into MIRAVPIVVVLAGYFGLAAAALAQNPHLVVYQGTSGPGAGKHIVFLAGDHEYRSEEALPALARILARHYGFKCSVFFTTDPKTGFIEPGSSHISGLEALRTADLMVVFLRFQDFPDAEMQHIVDYLDRGGPVIGFRTATHAFQIQRPDAKFLKYTWKGVDGYPGGFGRQILGETWVAHYGRNHAQTSRLILQTDQASHPILRGVKDVWVESGGYTANPIEGSRILATGQILEGVTPDSPPAAGKELMPVAWYRTYTSASGRSGRVFTTTHGASEDLLNEGFRRMSVNACLWAVGLEAAISPTSNIAFVGPFEPSRYNFNGFVKGVKPADLAGWDAPILPRKRR; encoded by the coding sequence ATGATCAGAGCCGTCCCGATCGTCGTGGTGCTCGCCGGATACTTCGGTCTGGCGGCCGCGGCGCTGGCGCAGAATCCGCACCTGGTGGTCTACCAGGGAACGTCGGGTCCGGGCGCCGGCAAGCACATCGTGTTCCTTGCCGGCGACCACGAGTACCGCTCGGAGGAAGCGCTGCCGGCGCTGGCGCGGATCCTCGCCCGGCACTACGGGTTCAAGTGCAGCGTCTTCTTCACGACCGACCCGAAGACGGGATTCATCGAGCCGGGCAGCTCGCACATCTCCGGGCTGGAGGCGCTGCGCACGGCCGATCTCATGGTCGTGTTCCTGCGCTTCCAGGATTTCCCCGACGCCGAGATGCAGCACATCGTCGACTACCTGGATCGCGGGGGCCCGGTGATCGGCTTCCGCACGGCGACGCACGCGTTCCAGATTCAGCGGCCCGACGCGAAGTTCCTGAAATACACCTGGAAGGGCGTGGACGGCTACCCGGGAGGGTTCGGCCGGCAGATCCTCGGCGAGACCTGGGTCGCGCATTACGGCAGGAACCACGCCCAGACCTCGCGTCTGATTCTTCAGACGGACCAGGCGTCACATCCGATCCTGCGCGGCGTGAAAGACGTGTGGGTGGAATCGGGCGGCTACACCGCGAATCCGATCGAGGGCAGCCGGATCCTGGCGACCGGACAGATCCTCGAAGGGGTGACGCCGGATTCACCGCCCGCGGCGGGCAAGGAGCTGATGCCCGTGGCCTGGTACCGGACCTACACATCGGCGTCGGGCAGATCCGGCCGCGTCTTCACGACGACGCACGGCGCGTCAGAGGATCTCCTCAACGAGGGTTTCCGCCGGATGTCGGTCAACGCGTGCCTCTGGGCCGTGGGGCTCGAGGCGGCGATCAGCCCGACGTCCAACATTGCCTTCGTCGGTCCGTTCGAGCCGTCGCGGTACAACTTCAACGGCTTCGTGAAGGGCGTGAAGCCGGCGGACCTTGCCGGCTGGGACGCGCCGATCCTGCCGAGGAAGCGGCGGTGA
- a CDS encoding carboxypeptidase regulatory-like domain-containing protein has product MSNSQCGAFRVPAVLLAALLFAGAASAQTVTGTMSGSVVDQQGRVIPGATVTVRNEATDETRTTVSGADGDFLVTNLQPGQYTLRIALQSFRTLERKNIVLSAGERLAVANLTLEIGNVGETITVESRGTYVNTAETQHSGLITAKQIEQIQVLGRDVTSIMRLLPGVRYENTVDSLGMNFGTSVPNVGGARRDWSNVITDGVISNEVGNSGLMAQQINLDAVAEVRVLLNSYRAEYGRAGGGQVQIVTKSGSSNYAGNLYYYVRNEAFNANSFFNNRNNIKKPRYRFNTYGANLGGPVPGVSKKLFFFYSFEAPLVNRPADARNWTMPTDAEMRGDFSQTLDAQGRLIFIRDPQSGAPCNAVTGGPGCFPGNIIPANRINPNGRALLNMLPRANNFDRTFTRGQFNYTTQENAENPKLNNIARVDWRPTNADSFYFTFKDWYSDQRGSEITAGPAKWGFFNTHYLNTDRGASANYTKILRSNLVADVDFGTRQQTEQFYPLTQADWDRIDRTKVGFTLGQFHPELNPRNVIPKVTFNVPNSPNFTFDNRLVDQGEAWLTSVRGNLTWIRGRHSIKSGMYFEESRNSEGNGGVGAGPWAGQFAFNTDVNNPFDTNHSYANALIGSFNNYTEIDAFSEVKGRRNIAEFYVQDTWKASRRLTFDYGVRFLWYTPWWSTQPAAVFVPERYDASKVARLYQPARVNGVNVALDPVTGQTLPNIFVGTFVPNSGDRYSGMVTNDEPNYPKGFRDSQGIEPEPRLGVAWDLDGGRTALHASAGLYHNPHVNANGMDAMARNPPAQNTPSIIYGTMDTLLAVGAQGAFANRPSAVFGIERDAKTPKSYNYSAGVSRELGWGTVLDVTYAGFQMRNGEMETNINPVPDGARFVDVNPQNADPRNPATAKPAEFLRPYLGYQAITIRSHFGRAHYNSLQVQLNRRYIRGLQFAVAYTLAKTVSDGTSFNPLRPGKAWNESPDGATQFHNLIVSYTWDVPGGSRLWNNALTRGLLDGWQVSGDTALVSGDWSGASTSTTDNVDFTGGDGGTRPRITGEVRCTSGNCDPTPGGTGSFLNAAAFSRLTGRGDIGNAPRTFFQLPGIVNTNLSAFKNFSLGGSKRLQFRWEVYNLFNQVNWSDINTNAQFNPQGELVNASFGQATAARAARIMQGAIRFSF; this is encoded by the coding sequence ATGTCCAATTCGCAGTGCGGCGCGTTCCGGGTCCCTGCAGTGCTCCTCGCGGCGCTCCTGTTTGCGGGAGCTGCGTCGGCGCAGACAGTCACGGGAACGATGTCGGGCTCGGTCGTCGATCAGCAGGGGCGGGTCATTCCCGGTGCGACGGTGACGGTCCGCAACGAAGCCACTGACGAGACGCGGACGACCGTCAGCGGTGCCGACGGGGACTTCCTCGTCACCAACCTGCAGCCCGGCCAGTACACCCTGCGCATCGCGCTGCAGAGCTTCCGCACCCTCGAGCGCAAGAACATCGTCCTCAGCGCCGGCGAGCGCCTCGCGGTCGCGAACCTGACGCTGGAGATTGGCAACGTCGGCGAGACCATCACCGTGGAGTCGCGCGGCACCTACGTCAACACCGCCGAGACGCAGCACAGCGGCCTGATCACCGCCAAACAGATCGAGCAGATCCAGGTGCTCGGCCGCGACGTGACGTCGATCATGCGGCTGCTGCCGGGCGTCCGCTACGAGAACACGGTCGATTCGCTGGGCATGAACTTCGGCACGTCGGTGCCGAACGTCGGCGGCGCGCGGCGGGACTGGAGCAACGTCATCACCGACGGCGTCATCTCCAACGAGGTGGGGAACAGCGGCCTGATGGCGCAGCAGATCAACCTCGACGCGGTGGCGGAAGTGCGGGTGCTGCTGAACTCCTATCGCGCGGAGTACGGCCGCGCCGGCGGCGGCCAGGTGCAGATCGTCACCAAGAGCGGCAGCTCGAATTACGCCGGCAACCTCTACTACTACGTCCGCAACGAGGCGTTCAACGCCAACTCGTTCTTCAACAACCGGAACAACATCAAGAAGCCGCGCTACCGGTTCAACACCTACGGCGCCAACCTCGGCGGCCCGGTTCCCGGGGTGAGCAAGAAGCTGTTCTTCTTCTACTCGTTCGAAGCGCCGCTGGTGAACCGCCCCGCGGACGCGCGGAACTGGACGATGCCGACCGACGCCGAGATGCGCGGCGACTTCTCGCAGACGCTCGACGCGCAGGGGCGCCTGATCTTCATCCGGGATCCGCAGTCGGGCGCGCCGTGCAACGCGGTCACGGGGGGGCCTGGATGCTTCCCCGGCAACATCATCCCCGCCAATCGCATCAACCCGAACGGCCGCGCGCTGCTCAACATGCTGCCGCGCGCCAACAACTTCGATCGCACGTTCACCCGCGGGCAGTTCAACTACACGACCCAGGAGAATGCCGAGAACCCGAAGCTGAACAACATCGCCCGCGTCGACTGGCGGCCGACCAACGCCGACAGCTTCTATTTCACGTTCAAGGACTGGTACTCGGATCAGCGCGGCAGCGAAATCACCGCCGGGCCCGCGAAGTGGGGCTTCTTCAACACGCACTACCTGAACACGGACCGCGGCGCGAGCGCGAACTACACGAAGATCCTGCGGTCGAATCTCGTTGCCGACGTCGACTTCGGCACCCGTCAGCAGACCGAGCAGTTCTATCCGCTCACCCAAGCCGACTGGGACCGCATCGACCGCACCAAGGTCGGATTCACGCTGGGGCAGTTTCATCCCGAGCTGAATCCGCGCAACGTCATTCCCAAGGTCACCTTCAACGTGCCGAATTCGCCGAACTTCACCTTCGACAACCGGCTCGTCGATCAGGGAGAAGCCTGGCTGACGTCGGTGCGCGGCAACCTGACCTGGATTCGCGGCCGCCACTCGATCAAGAGCGGGATGTACTTCGAGGAGTCGCGCAACTCCGAGGGGAACGGCGGGGTCGGCGCCGGCCCGTGGGCGGGCCAGTTCGCCTTCAACACCGACGTGAACAATCCGTTCGACACCAACCACAGCTATGCCAACGCGCTCATCGGCTCGTTCAACAACTACACCGAGATCGACGCGTTCTCCGAGGTCAAGGGGCGCCGCAACATCGCGGAGTTCTACGTCCAGGACACGTGGAAGGCCTCGCGGCGGCTGACCTTCGACTACGGCGTGCGGTTCCTGTGGTACACGCCGTGGTGGTCGACCCAGCCGGCGGCGGTGTTCGTGCCCGAGCGCTACGACGCGTCGAAAGTGGCGCGCCTGTACCAGCCGGCGCGGGTCAACGGCGTCAACGTCGCGCTGGACCCGGTCACCGGACAGACGCTGCCCAACATCTTCGTCGGCACGTTCGTGCCGAACAGCGGCGATCGGTACAGCGGCATGGTGACGAACGACGAGCCGAACTATCCGAAGGGATTCCGCGACAGCCAGGGGATCGAGCCGGAGCCGCGCCTGGGCGTGGCGTGGGACCTGGACGGCGGCCGGACGGCGCTGCATGCCAGCGCCGGCCTGTACCACAACCCCCACGTGAACGCGAACGGCATGGACGCGATGGCACGCAACCCGCCGGCGCAGAACACGCCGAGCATCATCTACGGGACGATGGACACGCTGCTGGCGGTGGGGGCGCAGGGCGCGTTCGCCAACCGGCCGAGCGCGGTGTTCGGGATCGAGCGGGACGCGAAGACGCCGAAGAGCTACAACTACTCGGCGGGCGTCTCGCGCGAGCTTGGCTGGGGGACCGTGCTCGACGTGACCTACGCCGGCTTCCAGATGCGCAACGGCGAGATGGAGACCAACATCAACCCGGTGCCCGACGGCGCGCGGTTCGTCGACGTCAACCCGCAGAACGCCGATCCCCGGAACCCGGCGACGGCCAAGCCGGCCGAGTTCCTGCGGCCGTATCTCGGGTACCAGGCCATCACCATCCGCTCGCACTTCGGCCGCGCGCACTACAACTCGCTGCAGGTGCAGCTGAATCGCCGGTACATCCGCGGCCTGCAGTTCGCGGTGGCCTATACGCTCGCGAAGACGGTGAGCGACGGCACCAGCTTCAACCCGCTTCGCCCCGGCAAGGCCTGGAACGAGAGCCCGGACGGCGCGACCCAGTTCCACAACCTGATCGTCAGCTACACGTGGGACGTGCCCGGCGGCAGCCGGTTGTGGAACAACGCGCTGACGCGCGGTCTGCTCGACGGCTGGCAGGTCTCGGGGGACACCGCGCTGGTCAGCGGCGACTGGTCGGGGGCGAGCACCAGCACCACCGACAACGTCGATTTCACCGGCGGCGATGGCGGCACGCGGCCGAGGATCACCGGCGAGGTCCGCTGCACCAGCGGCAACTGCGATCCGACGCCCGGCGGCACCGGGAGCTTCCTCAATGCCGCGGCGTTCAGCCGGTTGACGGGGCGCGGCGACATCGGCAACGCCCCCCGCACGTTCTTCCAGCTGCCCGGCATCGTCAACACCAACCTGTCGGCGTTCAAGAACTTCTCCCTGGGCGGGAGCAAGCGCCTTCAGTTCCGGTGGGAGGTCTACAACCTGTTCAACCAGGTGAACTGGTCCGACATCAACACCAACGCGCAGTTCAACCCGCAAGGGGAGCTGGTCAACGCCTCGTTCGGCCAGGCCACGGCGGCGCGAGCCGCGCGCATCATGCAGGGGGCGATCAGGTTCAGTTTTTGA
- a CDS encoding ABC transporter permease, which translates to MQRLRRLVWKEFLELRQNPRLFGIVIVAPIIQLTMLGYAATTDVRDVPVIVADGDRSPASRDLIARFEGSGNFTVIGAVTTVREVDPFLQRGDAWLALAIPPGYGAAVAAAEPVSLQLVADGSDSNSTTVALGYATALVGEYAAAAAGLTTAAPVIDLRVRVWFNPQLESRFFMIPGVLALLLLLVTANLAAMAIVREKELGTLEQLNVTPLRRWELIVGKLLPYGVIAFIDVLLVTAVAVLWFEVPFRGSFALLLGTSMLYVICTLGLGLLISTISDTQQQAMMTATFFFLTPMIYLSDFIFPIENMPRVIQYATYVIPLRYFLVIVRGIFLKGIGLDLLWPQAAALAAWGGVVLTLAVARSHKRTG; encoded by the coding sequence ATGCAGCGCCTGCGCCGCCTCGTGTGGAAGGAGTTCCTCGAGCTGCGCCAGAACCCGCGGCTCTTCGGCATCGTCATCGTCGCGCCGATCATCCAGTTGACCATGCTCGGCTACGCGGCGACGACGGATGTCCGGGACGTGCCGGTGATCGTGGCGGACGGCGACCGTTCACCGGCGAGCCGCGACCTCATCGCACGGTTCGAGGGGTCGGGGAACTTCACGGTGATCGGCGCGGTGACGACCGTGCGCGAGGTGGATCCGTTTCTCCAGCGCGGCGATGCCTGGCTGGCGCTGGCGATCCCGCCGGGATACGGCGCCGCGGTGGCGGCCGCCGAGCCGGTGTCGCTGCAGCTCGTCGCGGACGGCTCGGACTCGAATTCGACGACGGTGGCGCTCGGCTATGCGACGGCCCTGGTGGGGGAGTACGCCGCGGCGGCGGCCGGGCTCACGACGGCGGCGCCGGTCATCGATCTGCGCGTGCGCGTGTGGTTCAACCCCCAGTTGGAGAGCCGCTTCTTCATGATCCCCGGCGTGCTGGCGCTGCTGCTGTTGCTCGTCACCGCCAACCTGGCCGCCATGGCGATCGTCCGCGAGAAGGAGCTGGGCACGCTGGAGCAATTGAACGTGACGCCGCTGCGCCGCTGGGAGCTGATCGTGGGCAAGCTGCTGCCGTACGGGGTGATCGCGTTCATCGACGTGCTGCTGGTGACCGCCGTCGCGGTGCTCTGGTTCGAAGTCCCGTTCCGCGGCAGCTTCGCGCTGCTGCTCGGCACGAGCATGCTGTACGTGATCTGCACGCTCGGTCTCGGCCTGCTGATCTCGACGATCTCCGACACGCAGCAGCAGGCGATGATGACGGCGACGTTCTTCTTTCTGACGCCGATGATCTACCTGTCGGACTTCATCTTTCCGATCGAGAACATGCCGCGGGTGATCCAGTACGCGACGTACGTGATCCCGCTGCGCTACTTTCTGGTGATCGTCAGGGGCATCTTTCTGAAGGGGATTGGACTCGACCTGCTGTGGCCCCAGGCCGCGGCGCTCGCCGCCTGGGGTGGCGTGGTCCTGACGCTCGCGGTCGCACGGAGCCACAAGCGCACGGGGTGA
- a CDS encoding ABC transporter permease, whose protein sequence is MTRALAVYRKELRQISRDRRTLTTIIFVPAFFLLLYGYALNWDIRHIALAVQDRDATPESRALVSAFVNSGYFDRVADVYAPEELDRLLDLNRARAALVIPEGFGRDLAAGRAPQVQMIIDGDNANTATTVMGYAGNIARGAGAALAPGSVPAALIAVEPRIWYNPELRSTLFLVPGLIAYILMITAVISTALSIVREKESGTIEQVRMAPIDTFSFVVGKSIPYFFISLASAGLIIGAAMLLFGLPMRGNWLALLLALSLFIAGALGTGLLISTVADTQQVAFQAAMLTSFLPTLMLSGFIFPISSMPHALQVITYGVPARYFLIALRGIVLKGTPLQLLWPQMLALSIYALAMLALAAVRLARERH, encoded by the coding sequence ATGACCAGAGCGCTGGCGGTCTATCGGAAGGAGCTGCGGCAGATCTCGCGCGATCGGCGCACGCTCACGACGATCATCTTCGTGCCCGCCTTCTTCCTGCTGCTCTACGGCTACGCGCTCAACTGGGACATCCGCCACATCGCCCTGGCGGTGCAGGATCGCGACGCGACGCCCGAGAGCCGCGCGCTGGTCTCCGCCTTCGTCAACTCGGGCTACTTCGATCGCGTGGCGGACGTGTACGCGCCGGAGGAGCTCGATCGCCTGCTCGATCTGAACCGCGCCCGGGCGGCGCTGGTGATCCCGGAAGGGTTCGGCCGCGACCTCGCCGCCGGACGCGCGCCGCAGGTGCAGATGATCATCGACGGCGACAACGCCAACACCGCGACCACGGTGATGGGCTACGCCGGCAACATCGCCCGCGGCGCCGGCGCCGCGCTGGCGCCCGGTTCGGTCCCGGCGGCGCTCATCGCCGTGGAGCCGCGGATCTGGTACAACCCCGAGCTGCGCAGCACGCTCTTCCTCGTTCCCGGGCTGATCGCCTACATCCTGATGATCACCGCGGTGATCTCCACCGCGCTGTCGATCGTCCGTGAGAAGGAGAGCGGCACCATCGAACAGGTCCGCATGGCGCCGATCGACACGTTCTCGTTCGTGGTCGGCAAGAGCATTCCCTATTTCTTCATTTCGCTCGCCTCCGCCGGGCTGATCATCGGCGCCGCGATGCTCCTCTTCGGCCTGCCGATGCGCGGCAACTGGCTCGCCCTGCTGCTGGCGCTGTCGCTGTTCATCGCCGGCGCGCTCGGCACCGGGCTGCTGATCTCCACCGTCGCCGACACGCAGCAGGTCGCCTTCCAGGCCGCGATGCTCACGTCCTTTCTGCCGACGCTGATGCTCTCGGGATTCATCTTCCCGATCTCGAGCATGCCGCACGCGCTGCAGGTGATCACGTACGGGGTGCCCGCGCGCTACTTCCTGATCGCGCTCCGCGGCATCGTCCTCAAGGGGACGCCGCTGCAGCTTCTCTGGCCGCAGATGCTGGCGCTGTCCATCTACGCGCTGGCCATGCTCGCGCTCGCCGCGGTGCGCCTCGCCCGGGAGAGGCACTGA
- a CDS encoding ABC transporter ATP-binding protein, with the protein MAASEPAAIAVRDLTRRFGGFVAVDRVSFDVRRGEVFGFLGSNGAGKSTTIRMLCGLLKPTSGTALVGGVDVTRDPEGVKRRIGYMSQRFSLYELLTVDQNIRFFGGVYGLDAAKLEARRRFVIEMAGLAGRESTLARDLAGGWRQRLALGCAILHEPAILFLDEPTGGVDPLSRRQFWRLIDALASDGVTVLVTTHYLDEAERCHRVALIHAGRLAVIGTTTEVKQIFAGRPIVEVRAADSVEAMRVLDGLPDVEKTSLFGTAVHAVLRSADVTPGRVEQQLARAGVAVEGIAAVAPSLEDVFLDVIDRSERAAAAEPSAQPGKPGPSRHP; encoded by the coding sequence TTGGCCGCAAGTGAACCGGCGGCGATCGCCGTCCGCGATCTGACCCGCCGCTTCGGCGGGTTCGTCGCCGTCGATCGGGTGAGCTTCGACGTGCGCCGCGGCGAGGTGTTCGGCTTCCTCGGCAGCAACGGCGCGGGGAAGTCCACCACGATCCGCATGCTGTGCGGGCTGTTGAAGCCGACATCGGGAACGGCGCTGGTCGGCGGCGTCGACGTCACGCGCGATCCCGAAGGGGTCAAGCGCCGCATCGGCTACATGTCGCAGCGCTTCTCGCTGTACGAGCTGCTGACCGTCGACCAGAACATCAGGTTCTTCGGCGGCGTGTACGGCCTCGACGCCGCGAAGCTGGAGGCGCGCCGCCGCTTCGTCATCGAGATGGCGGGGCTCGCCGGACGCGAATCGACGCTGGCGCGGGATCTCGCCGGCGGCTGGCGGCAGCGGCTCGCGCTCGGCTGCGCCATCCTGCACGAGCCGGCGATTCTGTTCCTGGACGAACCGACCGGAGGCGTGGATCCGCTCTCCCGGCGCCAGTTCTGGCGGCTGATCGACGCGCTCGCCTCGGATGGCGTGACGGTGCTCGTGACCACGCACTACCTGGACGAGGCCGAACGCTGCCACCGCGTCGCGCTGATTCACGCCGGACGCCTCGCGGTGATCGGCACGACCACGGAAGTGAAGCAGATCTTCGCCGGACGTCCGATCGTCGAAGTGCGTGCCGCCGACTCGGTCGAGGCGATGCGTGTGCTGGATGGGCTGCCTGACGTGGAGAAGACCAGCCTGTTCGGCACCGCGGTCCACGCCGTCCTGCGCAGCGCCGACGTGACGCCGGGGCGCGTGGAACAGCAGCTCGCGCGCGCCGGGGTCGCCGTCGAGGGAATCGCCGCCGTCGCGCCGTCGCTCGAGGACGTCTTCCTGGACGTCATCGATCGCAGCGAACGAGCGGCAGCGGCGGAGCCGTCCGCGCAGCCCGGGAAGCCAGGCCCCTCGCGACACCCATGA
- a CDS encoding TolC family protein, giving the protein MRHASVLCLCLLVPAAAAAQTSTSAPLTLDEAIAHGLANSQRLAELQSRAEAADFAIAGRRAAERPLVALQGGYTRTNHVDEFAIALPGRAPQVVYPDIPDNYRARLDLQWPIYTGGRADALERAARAERSAIASDVDAARADLRLEITRAYWAAVTAGETEAVLRRSLEAVDAHVSDVRARLAAGVVPPNDVASAEAQASHQRLLALEAANQRAIAEADLARLTGRDTVTVAPAAAADRPAAPALPATAALVTEALRARAERHGLEQRAASADARAAAAAAAGRPQIGIGGGYDYARPNPRIFPRARDWKTAWDASFNVSWTLWDGGRRAAEHGEASAAAAALRTRVTEFDRQVTFEVRARALELESSRQAVVAADDGVRAAVEAERVVGERYRAGVLTSTEVLDALIARLQAELDRTRAIAGVRLAEARLERAVGRK; this is encoded by the coding sequence ATGAGACACGCGTCCGTCCTCTGTCTGTGCCTGCTCGTGCCGGCGGCTGCCGCCGCACAGACCTCGACATCCGCTCCGCTGACGCTGGACGAAGCGATCGCGCACGGGCTGGCCAACAGCCAGCGGCTCGCCGAGCTGCAGTCGCGCGCCGAGGCGGCGGACTTTGCCATCGCCGGACGCCGCGCCGCGGAGCGGCCGCTGGTGGCGCTGCAGGGGGGATACACGCGCACGAACCACGTCGACGAGTTCGCGATCGCGCTGCCGGGCCGCGCGCCGCAGGTCGTCTACCCGGACATTCCCGACAACTATCGCGCGCGCCTCGATCTGCAATGGCCGATCTACACCGGCGGACGCGCCGACGCGCTCGAGCGCGCGGCGCGGGCCGAGCGGAGCGCCATCGCGAGCGACGTCGACGCCGCGCGGGCCGATCTGCGGCTCGAGATCACCCGCGCGTACTGGGCGGCCGTCACCGCGGGCGAGACCGAAGCGGTGCTGCGCCGGTCGCTCGAGGCGGTCGACGCGCACGTCAGCGACGTGCGCGCGCGCCTGGCCGCCGGAGTGGTGCCGCCGAACGACGTCGCCTCCGCCGAGGCGCAGGCCTCGCACCAGCGGCTGCTCGCGCTCGAAGCGGCCAACCAGCGCGCCATCGCCGAGGCGGATCTGGCGCGGCTCACCGGGCGCGACACCGTCACCGTGGCGCCCGCCGCCGCAGCGGATCGCCCCGCCGCGCCGGCGCTCCCGGCGACCGCGGCGCTGGTCACCGAGGCCCTGCGGGCGAGGGCCGAGCGGCACGGGCTCGAGCAGCGGGCCGCGTCGGCCGACGCCCGCGCCGCTGCGGCGGCGGCGGCCGGCCGTCCGCAGATCGGCATCGGCGGCGGCTACGACTACGCCCGGCCGAATCCACGCATCTTCCCGCGCGCGCGCGACTGGAAGACCGCGTGGGACGCGTCTTTCAACGTGTCCTGGACGCTGTGGGACGGCGGACGGCGCGCCGCCGAGCACGGCGAAGCCTCCGCCGCAGCCGCGGCGCTTCGCACCCGCGTCACCGAGTTCGACCGGCAGGTCACCTTCGAGGTGCGGGCGCGCGCGCTGGAGCTCGAGTCGAGCCGCCAGGCGGTCGTCGCCGCGGACGACGGCGTCCGCGCCGCGGTCGAGGCCGAGCGCGTCGTCGGCGAGCGCTACCGGGCGGGCGTGCTCACGAGCACGGAAGTGCTCGACGCGTTGATCGCGCGGCTGCAGGCCGAGCTCGATCGCACGCGCGCGATCGCCGGCGTCCGCCTGGCGGAAGCGCGGTTGGAGAGGGCCGTTGGCCGCAAGTGA
- a CDS encoding ABC transporter ATP-binding protein has product MSADAIRFAGVTRRYGAVTALNAISFDVGPGEMFGLIGPDGAGKTTTIRLAGGLLRPDGGTIRIFGRDPIGEHRAITADVGYLSQRFSLYGDLTIDENIAFFAEIHGVRGYGAARDRLLQMTQLTAFRGRRADRLSGGMKQKLALACTLVHEPRLLLLDEPTTGVDPVSRREFWKLLSEFRSRGLTIVMATPYLDEAERCARVALLHEGRLLAIDEPASLQARLGGQMLEVIADAPRPPLDVLSRARGAIDVQSFGDRAHVRLQSADPAEAIAAVDSALRAAGIQPVGIRPVTASLEDVFIDLIATSR; this is encoded by the coding sequence ATGAGCGCGGACGCGATCCGGTTCGCGGGCGTCACCCGCCGCTACGGCGCGGTGACGGCGCTGAATGCGATCTCGTTCGACGTCGGCCCGGGGGAGATGTTCGGCCTGATCGGGCCCGACGGTGCGGGCAAGACGACGACGATCCGCCTGGCGGGCGGGCTGCTGCGCCCCGACGGCGGCACGATCCGCATCTTCGGCCGCGACCCGATCGGCGAGCATCGCGCGATCACCGCCGACGTCGGCTATCTGTCGCAGCGCTTCAGCCTCTACGGGGATCTCACGATCGACGAGAACATCGCGTTCTTCGCCGAGATCCACGGGGTGCGCGGCTACGGCGCGGCGCGCGATCGCCTGCTGCAGATGACCCAGCTCACGGCGTTCCGCGGCCGCCGGGCGGACCGGCTGTCGGGCGGCATGAAGCAGAAGCTCGCGCTCGCCTGCACGCTGGTGCACGAACCGCGGCTGCTGCTCCTCGACGAGCCGACGACCGGCGTCGATCCCGTGTCGCGGCGGGAATTCTGGAAGCTGCTGTCGGAGTTCCGATCGCGCGGCCTGACCATCGTGATGGCGACGCCGTACCTGGACGAGGCGGAGCGCTGCGCGCGCGTCGCGCTGCTGCACGAGGGGCGGCTGTTGGCGATCGACGAGCCGGCGTCGCTGCAGGCGCGGCTCGGCGGTCAGATGCTGGAAGTGATTGCCGACGCGCCGCGGCCGCCGCTCGACGTGCTGTCGCGGGCGCGCGGAGCGATCGACGTGCAGTCGTTCGGCGACCGCGCCCACGTCCGCCTGCAGTCGGCCGATCCGGCGGAGGCCATCGCCGCCGTGGACAGCGCGCTGCGCGCCGCCGGCATTCAGCCGGTCGGCATCCGTCCGGTGACCGCCTCGCTCGAGGACGTGTTCATCGATCTGATCGCAACCTCCAGGTGA